In Anaerolineales bacterium, a genomic segment contains:
- a CDS encoding GAF domain-containing protein, which produces MPDSAPSTRFEDTRLLDHLCQGALTLLPCDLAWLLMVEQGALRGRAIACVKGESAGLVFLRLVANGALEQPTISLNENHPLVVLARSGERRINVAAESFREMPEGALLHRALSQIRLSHAHILPLTREGEGLLGVLMLATATPYPTYDPRAGSILQTITQQAVETLDHVRLMRDLAQREVEMRTEQAFRKMVMDSMGDSMIIIDDEAQIIYMNNRLLAVTGYTRRELQGVSVGVIFIPEGRPRLVENLKHGGRGTVHFIQNMLTKGGRVIPVQLARSTAPVANGGVNTILVLTDLTEQKARETALERQSERLRALNKGGQLLAGALSLDEIADHLLEIAPFVVECSDVALFMPGVGDDNDVFTVVAAQGGQAESIIGKTVRIGDGIAGRVASERRPLVISKIDAGETFVRAGNSIMAVPLVTGDQVVGVLEVISKSEGTFSQDDIETLENLGSAAAVAIDKVRLLNETQRRVSELQTILEASGAVSSTLELDGVLERITLDVRDTLAVSRCQIATWDKKANTLTIVAEASNAAWGLNAGPDRPLASLLFGTGMLRGGKSLVARTKDAALNPKLREYLILLGMSSVVITPMRLGANAVGVIELYKASDDDPFTQANIKAIEEAISTWETSPRDPTTGISALTAEEFLTLADDLVRVGRAHWCVISLWDSSARRARAVHELGFAVWDEERPASFTLKDHPTMQNSLQHGLPMTLYPSLLRDDPVERALLARSGAQTGLIAPLMARGEVIGVIKLLDTNPERTFDLSEVSLIQGIAGVVANALENARLYRSLERRAADLEAAYEELKVSDRMKDALFQNISHEIKTPLHKMLLQIDLLAQEYLGSVSPEQKQGLAQLTTWGMELAKLVNDMVALHALNIDSMAFVPLEMETLLKHAVERVRYRAMQARVNLYLDVQPNLPTVRGDMQAISDTLDRLIDNAIKFSPDSNQVDISARQNGHGMLEVSVRDYGIGIEAGDLDKIFQRGYQVGGDLLNRPFGGMGLGLSLAKQVVEGHGGIIWAESQQGVGTTFHFTLPTTQETKLQSN; this is translated from the coding sequence ATGCCCGATTCAGCCCCCTCCACCCGATTTGAAGACACCCGTTTGCTGGATCACCTCTGTCAGGGGGCGCTCACCTTGCTTCCTTGTGATTTAGCGTGGTTGTTGATGGTGGAACAAGGGGCGCTGCGGGGACGCGCCATCGCCTGCGTCAAGGGCGAGAGCGCCGGCTTAGTCTTTCTGCGCCTTGTGGCGAACGGGGCGCTTGAACAGCCGACGATCTCGCTGAACGAAAACCATCCCCTCGTCGTTTTGGCGCGGAGCGGCGAGCGGCGGATTAATGTGGCGGCGGAATCCTTCCGAGAAATGCCAGAGGGGGCGTTGCTCCACCGGGCGCTCAGCCAAATCCGTCTTAGCCATGCCCACATTCTACCGCTCACCCGCGAAGGGGAGGGGCTGTTGGGCGTTTTGATGCTGGCGACGGCAACCCCCTATCCCACCTATGATCCTCGTGCCGGCAGCATTCTTCAGACCATCACTCAACAAGCAGTCGAAACGCTTGACCATGTGCGCCTCATGCGCGATCTTGCCCAGCGTGAGGTGGAGATGCGCACCGAGCAAGCATTCCGCAAGATGGTCATGGATTCGATGGGCGATAGCATGATCATCATCGATGATGAGGCGCAGATCATTTACATGAACAACCGCCTTCTCGCCGTGACAGGCTACACCCGCCGTGAATTGCAGGGCGTCAGCGTCGGGGTTATTTTCATCCCAGAGGGACGCCCTCGCCTTGTCGAAAACCTGAAACACGGCGGGCGGGGGACCGTTCACTTCATCCAAAATATGCTGACGAAAGGCGGGCGGGTGATCCCCGTCCAATTGGCACGCAGCACCGCCCCCGTCGCCAATGGGGGTGTGAATACCATCCTTGTCCTCACCGATCTTACCGAGCAGAAAGCACGGGAGACGGCGTTGGAACGCCAAAGCGAACGTCTTCGCGCCCTAAACAAAGGCGGGCAGCTTTTGGCAGGGGCGCTCAGTTTGGATGAGATTGCCGATCACCTCTTGGAGATTGCTCCATTCGTCGTTGAATGTTCCGATGTAGCGCTTTTTATGCCCGGCGTTGGGGATGATAACGATGTGTTCACCGTTGTTGCTGCACAGGGAGGACAGGCGGAGTCGATCATCGGCAAGACCGTCCGCATTGGGGACGGCATTGCCGGAAGGGTTGCTAGCGAACGCCGCCCGCTGGTGATCAGCAAAATTGATGCCGGGGAGACCTTTGTTCGGGCGGGGAATTCAATCATGGCGGTACCCCTCGTCACAGGCGATCAAGTTGTCGGTGTTTTGGAGGTGATCAGCAAATCGGAGGGGACATTCAGCCAAGACGACATAGAAACGCTGGAAAATTTGGGTAGTGCGGCGGCGGTGGCAATTGATAAAGTTCGCCTGCTGAACGAAACACAACGCCGCGTCAGCGAATTGCAGACGATCCTTGAAGCCAGTGGCGCGGTTTCATCCACCCTGGAACTGGACGGCGTGTTGGAGCGTATCACCCTCGATGTGCGCGATACGCTTGCCGTCAGCCGCTGCCAGATTGCCACCTGGGATAAAAAAGCAAACACCCTAACCATTGTTGCCGAGGCAAGTAACGCGGCATGGGGGCTAAACGCCGGACCAGACCGCCCATTAGCATCGCTTTTGTTTGGGACGGGGATGCTGCGCGGTGGAAAATCGCTGGTTGCCCGTACAAAAGACGCCGCCCTTAACCCCAAACTGCGTGAGTATTTGATCCTGTTAGGGATGAGCAGCGTCGTGATTACCCCCATGCGTTTGGGGGCGAACGCCGTTGGCGTTATTGAACTTTACAAGGCAAGTGACGACGATCCCTTTACCCAAGCGAACATCAAAGCGATTGAGGAGGCGATCAGCACATGGGAAACCTCCCCCCGCGACCCTACGACGGGGATCAGCGCCCTAACCGCTGAGGAGTTCCTCACCCTTGCTGATGATTTGGTTCGCGTGGGGCGGGCGCATTGGTGCGTCATCTCCCTGTGGGATAGCAGCGCCCGTCGCGCCCGCGCCGTCCATGAATTGGGCTTTGCTGTGTGGGACGAGGAGCGTCCAGCATCCTTTACTTTGAAAGATCATCCCACGATGCAGAACAGCCTTCAACACGGGCTACCCATGACGCTTTACCCCTCCCTGCTGCGCGACGATCCAGTAGAGCGGGCGCTTCTGGCGCGGAGCGGCGCACAGACGGGTTTAATCGCCCCTCTTATGGCGCGGGGCGAGGTGATTGGCGTCATTAAACTGTTGGACACCAACCCCGAACGCACCTTTGATTTGAGTGAAGTGTCCCTGATCCAGGGGATTGCCGGGGTGGTTGCCAATGCCCTTGAAAACGCCCGTCTCTACCGCTCTTTAGAACGCCGAGCCGCCGATCTGGAAGCCGCTTACGAGGAATTAAAAGTTAGCGACCGGATGAAAGATGCACTCTTTCAAAACATCAGCCACGAGATCAAAACCCCTCTCCATAAGATGCTTTTACAAATTGATCTGCTGGCGCAAGAGTATTTGGGGAGCGTCTCCCCCGAACAAAAACAAGGCTTGGCGCAACTGACCACGTGGGGAATGGAATTGGCAAAACTGGTCAACGATATGGTTGCCCTCCATGCCCTGAACATCGACAGCATGGCATTCGTCCCGCTGGAGATGGAAACCCTTTTGAAACATGCCGTAGAGCGCGTGCGCTATCGGGCAATGCAAGCGCGGGTGAACCTCTATCTGGATGTTCAACCCAACCTTCCCACCGTTCGTGGGGATATGCAAGCGATTTCCGATACACTGGATCGGCTTATTGATAACGCCATTAAGTTCAGCCCAGACAGCAACCAAGTCGATATTTCGGCACGGCAAAACGGACATGGGATGTTGGAAGTCTCTGTGCGTGATTATGGCATTGGCATTGAAGCGGGCGACCTCGATAAAATTTTCCAGCGTGGCTATCAGGTTGGCGGTGATTTGCTCAACCGCCCCTTTGGGGGCATGGGGTTGGGGCTTTCGCTGGCAAAACAGGTGGTCGAAGGGCATGGCGGGATCATTTGGGCAGAAAGCCAACAGGGGGTGGGGACAACCTTCCATTTCACGCTACCGACGACTCAAGAAACCAAACTCCAATCAAACTGA
- a CDS encoding response regulator produces the protein MTIRVLIVDDELDTLNLLKVILELSGYHAVTTLNSVDAITLAELEHPDCVLLDIMMPQLDGFTLCKMMRLHPATAHLPIVFVTAYSALDLEDRRKDAGADMVLPKPIGMDTLISTVEEAIQRRGGGKPNGTTIGASAMPHPPLGSIPPAPDVAKPSAAPSPIPEPAPVTFSTPPAPPPTPTITPPTQEMPKVASDGLPSFATPSFVPPTFPTPSTPPSEPVKATSPSSSPAAPSTPLPAAPPPTQEAAKVVSDPTPHGTAKPNDLATPIHTPKKDS, from the coding sequence ATGACCATCCGTGTCCTGATTGTTGACGACGAACTCGATACCCTGAACCTATTGAAGGTTATCCTAGAACTGAGCGGCTACCACGCCGTAACCACCCTAAATTCGGTGGATGCCATTACCCTTGCTGAATTGGAACACCCCGACTGCGTGCTGTTGGATATTATGATGCCGCAGTTGGATGGCTTTACGCTTTGCAAGATGATGCGCCTTCATCCGGCGACAGCGCACCTACCGATTGTCTTTGTCACGGCATATTCCGCCCTTGACCTTGAAGACCGCCGCAAAGACGCTGGCGCCGACATGGTGCTGCCCAAACCGATTGGCATGGATACCTTGATCAGCACCGTCGAGGAAGCTATCCAGCGGCGCGGCGGTGGCAAACCAAATGGCACAACTATAGGGGCATCCGCCATGCCCCACCCGCCCCTAGGCAGCATCCCGCCTGCGCCGGATGTGGCGAAACCGTCTGCCGCGCCGTCGCCCATACCTGAACCGGCACCGGTAACTTTCAGTACACCGCCCGCTCCCCCGCCGACACCAACCATCACGCCACCCACCCAAGAAATGCCAAAGGTGGCGAGCGATGGGCTGCCCAGTTTTGCCACGCCGAGTTTTGTCCCACCCACCTTCCCAACCCCAAGCACACCGCCAAGCGAGCCAGTGAAGGCGACCAGCCCATCCTCTAGCCCCGCCGCGCCAAGCACACCGCTGCCTGCTGCCCCCCCACCCACCCAAGAAGCTGCGAAGGTGGTGAGCGACCCAACACCGCACGGCACGGCAAAACCGAATGATCTAGCCACCCCCATTCACACACCAAAAAAGGATAGCTGA
- a CDS encoding isocitrate dehydrogenase: protein MTVSNRTVVVMKGDQTGQELLLEGLRVLNAIRYPLDFLTFDLSLTNRRATNNKVVHEAAEAASKYGLGIKAATITPEQSGDVGSPNALLREAIGGEVILRTGRRIPSVRPFGGVHAPITVVRMAVGDAYNAKEWREGEGLDESAFRTEKLTRRTCRAVAEYAFRHARKVGAKVFGGPKFTVSPVYEGMFKEELDAASTRYPDVRYDPQLIDATYALLLDASGEALVIPCLNRDGDVMSDLVIKMFGSIAGAESQILGFHPDGSVRVAVTEAPHGTAPTLEGKNVANPMAMILAAAALLNHIDDPRAARASRVIYEATLEAVKDGVKTADLGGHATTTEFTDEVIRRVSTRLEVLELLP, encoded by the coding sequence CTGACTGTGAGTAACCGAACCGTCGTCGTCATGAAAGGCGACCAAACCGGGCAAGAACTCCTCCTTGAGGGGCTGCGCGTCTTGAACGCCATCCGTTACCCCCTCGATTTCCTCACCTTTGATCTCTCTCTGACAAACCGCCGAGCGACGAACAACAAGGTTGTTCACGAGGCGGCGGAGGCGGCAAGCAAATATGGCTTGGGGATCAAAGCGGCAACGATCACCCCCGAACAAAGCGGTGATGTAGGCAGCCCCAACGCCTTGCTGCGCGAGGCAATCGGCGGCGAGGTGATTCTTCGTACCGGACGGCGGATTCCCTCGGTGCGTCCCTTTGGTGGTGTCCATGCGCCAATCACCGTTGTGCGTATGGCGGTGGGTGATGCCTACAACGCGAAGGAATGGCGTGAAGGCGAAGGGTTAGACGAATCGGCGTTCCGCACAGAAAAACTGACCCGTCGGACGTGCCGTGCCGTCGCGGAATATGCCTTTCGCCACGCCCGTAAGGTGGGGGCAAAGGTCTTTGGCGGGCCAAAGTTCACCGTCAGCCCCGTCTACGAGGGGATGTTTAAGGAAGAATTAGACGCCGCCTCCACGCGCTATCCCGATGTCCGCTATGATCCGCAGTTGATCGACGCCACCTATGCCCTGCTCTTGGATGCCTCTGGGGAAGCACTGGTCATTCCCTGTCTGAACCGCGATGGCGACGTGATGAGCGACTTAGTGATCAAAATGTTTGGCTCAATCGCCGGCGCTGAATCGCAGATCTTGGGCTTTCACCCCGATGGCAGCGTCCGCGTTGCCGTGACCGAAGCCCCACACGGCACAGCGCCTACACTAGAGGGGAAGAATGTTGCCAACCCCATGGCGATGATTTTGGCGGCGGCAGCGTTGTTGAACCATATTGATGATCCCCGTGCCGCCCGCGCCAGTCGTGTGATCTACGAGGCGACATTGGAGGCAGTCAAAGATGGGGTAAAGACAGCAGACCTCGGCGGACACGCAACCACGACGGAATTTACGGATGAGGTGATTCGGCGTGTTAGCACACGCTTGGAAGTCCTTGAACTGCTGCCCTAA
- a CDS encoding AAA family ATPase has product MKFTFHLFVQRHENRTYTVMALPFTDITAFGIALDEIKNDLSEAITERVRAIQPQFLHQLDFDSSITLQKVVVPLRPVDRRKNLKKRREQIKMQFSLIVKPEDDGQFFITVPKVGQPPLSFYAYSKEEIPTQAVVELTNWFDDATLEHLTTFKHARSEALETLELDISLKKPKEKEDEIGGLGRDEKESFWALKETGVNMTAQAAEGRFRRTYRRTEMVEDILMTLCAPRNNSILLVGESEAGKTAILQEVVRRIHKKEVPDALLKREVWHLTPDRLIAGAQYIGTWEERVNDIANECRKKQTILYVDDLPGLLEVGRWSKSDSNIGMALKPHIASGEVIMIGEARPERLTMGMGLGASFLNLFRQITIDPMPDDEAAAVLTSVARDLERDFDVRIAPNALETAIELSRRFSPYRAFPGKAIRLLEDTLGEIKKASPSAEEGGLARRTNRPIIERGAVISTFSKRSGLPEFIVKDDARMEMSRVEGYFRERIIGQDHAVGTMVNVIATIKAGLNDPKKPLGTFLFIGPTGVGKTEMAKTLAGYLFGDTGRLIRFDMSEYGGVDGLARLIGAFSGEGELTKRVREQPFCIVLLDEFEKADPRIYDIFLQVLGEGRLTDSAGRTTFFHNALLIMTSNLGSGQRALRQVGFATDADAERGGDASDNHYRAHVEGYFRPEFVNRIDQIVTFRHLAPSALKKIASRELNAVLSRDGITRRGILVELDEGVIDLVLATGYSPIYGARPLKREIERLVVAPLARILADRSTKDQHMLRLSAEGGMIQIKPITIEEADRGEAVTISGAEGESAKQRMDTAALVEGFAVLRRKLADWEASDAVKEMRDEKTQLIAETQTPDFWRQTNDARETLSRTYFLDRLLARLTQLLERAEYLEDFSVLVNRDRALDYQPELARDYETLYQQVSYFDIEMMTAHLPHRNQAMLLIAPLATQLGGTPNGAEAWVRRLAEMYLRWAQRKGYEHDLYVMHPPTEGAGGVFQPISAGTFDDTLTAFATSPSLLEVGIMIRGTNAFGFLKGERGVHRMGGREGGGGNSEFANARVYAIPDTTKIAIWLHDYQAVLGEIAAGRRDAPPPEKYTVIRVYALDRSEVYIRDLRTGLRVRDVKAVLKGGIDPFILAYLRTEEAALTWEDRFPTTFPF; this is encoded by the coding sequence ATGAAGTTCACCTTTCATCTTTTTGTGCAGCGTCACGAGAACCGCACCTATACGGTCATGGCGCTGCCCTTCACCGACATCACGGCGTTTGGCATTGCCCTTGATGAAATCAAGAACGATCTCAGCGAGGCAATTACCGAGCGCGTCCGCGCCATACAGCCGCAGTTCCTGCACCAACTCGATTTCGATTCCTCGATCACCCTGCAAAAAGTGGTGGTACCGCTGCGCCCAGTAGACCGCCGCAAAAATCTGAAAAAACGGCGCGAACAGATCAAGATGCAGTTCAGCCTGATTGTGAAACCCGAAGACGATGGGCAATTCTTCATCACCGTGCCAAAGGTTGGGCAGCCCCCCCTGAGCTTTTATGCGTATAGCAAAGAGGAAATTCCGACTCAGGCGGTGGTCGAACTGACAAATTGGTTTGATGACGCCACCCTAGAACACCTGACGACGTTCAAACATGCCCGCAGCGAGGCGCTGGAAACACTTGAACTCGATATTTCACTGAAGAAACCAAAAGAAAAAGAAGATGAGATCGGCGGGCTGGGCAGGGACGAGAAAGAATCCTTTTGGGCGTTGAAGGAAACAGGCGTGAATATGACCGCCCAAGCCGCCGAAGGGCGCTTTCGGCGCACCTACCGACGCACCGAGATGGTTGAGGATATTCTCATGACGCTGTGCGCCCCACGCAACAACAGCATCCTCTTGGTGGGCGAAAGCGAGGCAGGCAAAACGGCGATCTTGCAAGAGGTGGTGCGCCGTATTCATAAAAAGGAAGTCCCTGATGCCCTGCTCAAGCGCGAAGTGTGGCATCTGACGCCGGATCGTCTGATTGCCGGTGCGCAGTATATTGGGACATGGGAAGAACGGGTGAACGATATTGCCAACGAATGCCGGAAAAAGCAGACGATCCTCTATGTGGACGATCTCCCCGGCTTGTTGGAGGTGGGGCGCTGGTCAAAAAGCGATTCAAATATCGGCATGGCGCTTAAGCCGCACATCGCTTCGGGCGAGGTGATCATGATTGGGGAGGCACGCCCCGAACGGCTGACGATGGGAATGGGTTTGGGGGCAAGTTTCCTGAATTTGTTTCGCCAGATCACCATTGACCCCATGCCCGACGATGAAGCTGCCGCCGTCCTGACCAGTGTTGCCCGCGATTTGGAACGGGATTTCGATGTGCGCATTGCCCCCAACGCCCTTGAAACAGCCATTGAACTCTCCCGTCGCTTTTCGCCTTACCGCGCCTTCCCTGGCAAGGCGATCCGCCTCTTGGAAGATACTTTGGGTGAGATCAAAAAAGCCTCACCATCAGCTGAGGAAGGGGGACTTGCCCGCCGCACGAACCGCCCGATTATTGAACGCGGGGCGGTGATCAGCACCTTCAGCAAGCGCAGCGGGCTGCCCGAATTCATCGTCAAGGACGATGCGCGAATGGAGATGAGCCGCGTTGAAGGCTATTTTCGGGAGCGCATTATTGGGCAGGATCATGCTGTGGGGACGATGGTCAACGTCATTGCCACGATAAAAGCGGGCTTGAACGACCCCAAAAAGCCGCTCGGCACATTCCTTTTTATTGGACCCACAGGCGTGGGCAAAACGGAAATGGCAAAGACGCTGGCGGGCTACCTTTTTGGCGATACAGGACGCTTGATCCGCTTTGATATGAGCGAATATGGCGGCGTGGACGGACTGGCACGCTTGATCGGCGCATTCAGTGGGGAGGGCGAACTGACCAAGCGTGTCCGTGAGCAGCCCTTCTGCATCGTCCTGTTGGATGAATTTGAGAAAGCAGACCCTCGCATCTATGATATTTTCTTGCAGGTATTGGGCGAGGGACGGCTGACCGACTCCGCCGGACGGACAACCTTTTTTCACAATGCGCTCCTGATCATGACCAGCAACTTGGGATCGGGTCAACGGGCGCTGCGGCAGGTGGGCTTTGCCACCGATGCCGATGCTGAACGGGGGGGCGATGCCTCTGACAACCACTACCGCGCCCATGTAGAGGGCTATTTCCGCCCCGAATTCGTCAACCGCATTGATCAGATCGTCACCTTCCGCCACCTTGCCCCCTCGGCGCTAAAGAAGATCGCCTCGCGAGAGTTGAACGCCGTCCTCAGCCGTGATGGAATCACCCGACGGGGGATTCTTGTGGAGCTTGACGAGGGGGTGATTGATCTCGTCCTCGCCACAGGCTACAGCCCAATCTATGGGGCGCGTCCGCTCAAGCGCGAGATCGAACGGCTCGTCGTCGCCCCCCTCGCCCGCATCTTGGCAGATCGTTCCACAAAAGATCAACACATGCTGCGCCTTTCGGCAGAGGGCGGCATGATTCAGATCAAGCCGATCACCATTGAGGAGGCGGATCGCGGGGAAGCAGTGACCATCTCTGGGGCAGAGGGCGAAAGCGCCAAACAGCGGATGGATACGGCGGCGCTGGTGGAAGGCTTTGCCGTCTTGCGGCGCAAACTTGCCGATTGGGAAGCAAGCGATGCGGTGAAGGAAATGCGCGATGAGAAAACGCAGTTGATTGCCGAAACGCAAACGCCGGATTTCTGGCGGCAAACAAACGATGCCCGCGAAACCCTGAGCCGCACCTACTTTCTAGATCGCCTCTTGGCGCGGCTGACGCAGCTTTTGGAACGGGCGGAATACCTTGAGGATTTCAGCGTCCTCGTCAACCGAGATCGGGCGCTGGATTACCAACCGGAACTCGCCCGTGATTACGAGACACTCTATCAACAGGTGAGCTACTTTGATATTGAGATGATGACGGCGCATTTACCCCACCGCAACCAAGCGATGCTGTTGATCGCGCCGCTTGCCACCCAACTGGGCGGAACACCGAACGGGGCGGAGGCATGGGTGCGCCGCCTTGCCGAGATGTATCTTCGGTGGGCGCAGCGCAAGGGCTATGAACATGATTTGTATGTCATGCACCCGCCAACGGAAGGCGCGGGGGGTGTTTTTCAACCGATCAGCGCGGGGACGTTTGACGATACACTCACCGCCTTTGCCACCTCACCCTCGCTGTTGGAGGTGGGCATCATGATCCGAGGGACGAACGCTTTTGGCTTTCTGAAGGGGGAACGCGGCGTTCACCGGATGGGCGGGCGTGAAGGGGGCGGGGGGAACAGCGAGTTTGCCAATGCGCGAGTCTATGCCATCCCCGACACCACCAAAATCGCCATCTGGCTGCATGACTATCAGGCGGTTTTAGGCGAGATTGCGGCGGGGCGGCGGGATGCACCCCCACCGGAAAAATACACAGTGATCCGTGTTTATGCCTTAGATCGCTCTGAGGTGTATATTCGGGATTTGCGTACCGGACTCCGTGTGCGGGATGTGAAAGCGGTTCTGAAGGGAGGCATTGATCCCTTTATCTTAGCCTATCTGAGGACAGAAGAAGCCGCCCTCACATGGGAAGACCGCTTCCCAACGACGTTCCCCTTTTAG
- a CDS encoding TetR/AcrR family transcriptional regulator has translation MTIKPAHQTVQREDILLAAAQIFQERGFDGATMAQIARRVHLTAGSLYHHFPAGKRDLLLAVLNTGLDAVLHQFEQLGKEVLPAPERLRAMILAHVLSVTQNVAVGAAMVFEIRTLIALDQPDAERDAFLQRRDTFEQRYRDVIQQGIAAGDFRPLDVNIFVKALLGAHNWISVWYRGEGRLSGREIGERMVDTFLSALRCP, from the coding sequence TTGACAATCAAACCCGCTCATCAAACCGTCCAGCGTGAGGATATTTTGCTGGCGGCAGCGCAGATCTTTCAAGAACGGGGCTTCGATGGCGCGACGATGGCGCAGATCGCCCGCCGTGTGCACCTGACGGCGGGGAGTCTTTACCACCACTTCCCCGCCGGAAAACGCGATCTCCTCCTTGCCGTGCTAAACACCGGCTTAGATGCCGTCCTCCACCAGTTTGAGCAGCTTGGGAAGGAAGTCCTCCCCGCGCCGGAACGCCTGCGGGCGATGATCCTTGCCCATGTCCTAAGTGTGACGCAAAACGTTGCCGTTGGTGCGGCGATGGTCTTTGAGATTCGCACCCTCATTGCCCTTGACCAGCCCGACGCCGAACGGGATGCTTTTCTTCAACGGCGGGATACCTTCGAGCAGCGCTATCGGGATGTGATCCAGCAGGGCATTGCAGCGGGGGATTTTCGTCCGCTGGATGTGAACATTTTTGTGAAGGCGCTCTTGGGGGCGCACAACTGGATCAGCGTGTGGTATCGCGGGGAGGGGCGGCTGAGCGGGCGCGAGATTGGCGAACGCATGGTGGATACCTTCCTTTCCGCCCTGCGCTGCCCGTAG